One genomic window of Quercus lobata isolate SW786 chromosome 9, ValleyOak3.0 Primary Assembly, whole genome shotgun sequence includes the following:
- the LOC115959499 gene encoding metal tolerance protein 4-like, translating to MEGTDLKTPILGPSRSGGIGRRMSRRYSVNSLRSEFVSRLPDKLRSGIDPESDDIFDLDLSKASGLTKGEREYYERQIDTMNSFEEVDLLVTSNGIDEDGQAKEDVRQERAMMISNYANIILLAFKVYATIKSGSLAIAASTLDSLLDLMAGGILWFTHLAMKNINIYKYPIGKLRVQPVGIIIFAAVMATLGFQVLLLAAEELIEDDPTEKLSKSELIWTCTIMISATVVKLALWIYCKSSKNDIVRAYAKDHFFDVVTNVVGLAAALLADKFFWWIDPTGAIILALYTMINWSQTVFENAVSLVGQSAPPEVLQKLTYLVMRHPQVKRIDTVRAYTFGVLYFVEVDIELPEELPLKEAHTIGETLQEKLEKLPEVERAFVHLDYECDHKPEHSVLNRLPNNLT from the exons ATGGAGGGTACGGATCTGAAAACGCCGATTCTGGGGCCGAGTAGAAGTGGTGGAATAGGGAGGAGAATGAGTCGGAGGTACTCGGTGAACTCGCTGAGGAGCGAGTTCGTGTCAAGGTTGCCTGATAAGCTTCGCTCTGGTATTGACCCTGAGTCTGATGATATATTCGACCTTGACCTTTCCAAAGCCTCCGGCTTAACCAAag GAGAAAGGGAGTACTATGAAAGACAAATCGATACCATGAATTCCTTTGAAGAAGTCGATTTGTTGGTGACATCTAACGGTATTGATGAGGATGGACAGGCTAAAGAAGATGTTCGACAGGAAAGAGCAATGATGATATCTAATTATGCAAATATAATACTTCTGGCATTTAAG GTCTATGCCACAATAAAGAGTGGATCTTTGGCCATTGCCGCATCAACACTAGATTCTTTACTTGATCTCATGGCCGGTGGCATTCTTTGGTTCACTCACCTGGCAATGAAGAACATAAATATCTACAAATATCCTATTGGAAAGTTGAGGGTGCAGCCGGTAGGCATAATTATCTTTGCTGCTGTCATGGCTACACTTG GCTTTCAGGTGTTGCTTCTGGCTGCAGAAGAACTAATTGAAGATGATCCTACTGAAAAACTGTCCAAAAGTGAATTGATATGGACGTGCACAATCATGATATCTGCTACTGTAGTAAAACTTGCCCTCTGGATATACTGTAAAAGCTCAAAAAATGATATTGTCCGTGCATATGCAAAG GATCACTTTTTTGATGTGGTAACTAATGTGGTTGGATTAGCTGCAGCTCTTCTTGCCGATAAATTTTTCTGGTGGATTGACCCCACTGGTGCCATCATCCTTGCATTGTACACAATGATAAATTGGTCTCAAACTGTATTTGAAAATGCAG TTTCTCTCGTGGGACAGTCTGCACCTCCTGAAGTCTTGCAGAAACTAACATATCTTGTCATGAGGCACCCTCAAGTCAAGCGTATTGACACTGTCCGTGCCTACACATTTGgtgttctctattttgtagaG GTTGACATTGAACTCCCAGAAGAGCTACCCCTAAAAGAAGCACATACCATCGGAGAGACCTTGCAGGAGAAGCTAGAGAAACTTCCGGAAGTTGAGCGGGCATTTGTTCACCTTGATTATGAATGTGATCACAAGCCAGAGCACTCTGTACTCAACAGACTACCCAACAATTTGACTTGA